TCTTAATTCATGTCTACTACTTCTTTGCTCGCGTGTTTGTCTCTTGTTGCATTTAGTTTTCAAGGATCCACTTGCTTGCCTTCTTCGCGCCGCCGTTCGTGGCGACAGGTAGTAATATAACACAGTCGTTTTACCCATGTCAAAGCCTTACCTTAAAGTAAATACATTGCGAATTATCACGTTACTATGAAGGCTTCATGAACTTTATAATCAGGTGTACAATGCCCCCAAAACAGTATTCAGTTAAACATTTCTTCCCACAAGCGTAAGACCTCATCATCTAGTTCTTCTGTCACTCGACACTGCACGTTAAAAATCATCGTATAACGATGGTCTTTGTTACATTGAGGCCAATTAGTTACCTCTGGCGTACGAGGAACCCCATCTCGGACAAATGCTATCCATGTTGAATGCATTTGAGATACCAACTGTGACTGATCATTGGATGTGCCTGTAAAATTTCTGACACCCGGTGCGTCTAACGTGTTAAACACAAACGGTAGTTCCATCGCGTGACACGCGCGTAAAACACCATTGTGTGCTCGACTCTCCCAATCAAATCGATAGGTCCACACCGGGGCATGAATGCTCTGCAGAGCCGCAAATTGCTGACTGGGGTAGCCAAACAACGCTGTTGTTCCAATATCCGCAAGCGCTTGATACAACAGCTCACCCTTATGACTATTGATATATCGATCGCGAATACGTGGATCGATAGGCCCTACCAAGCTAGCTTCAAAATTCTTAATCATTGCGGCATCATCGAGTTGTTGCCAGGAAGGATCCATAAAGTATCGATACTCATCGCGATTAAATCCTACCAAAACAGGAATACCCGCCGCCTCACCTGCTGCTATGGCCTGCCAAAAAGGCGTGGTGAGATGAACGTCATCTATCATAGGTAACCAAGGTAGTCCGCGACTAGCCTCTAATAGAGATTTCGGCGGTATAGTATACAAACGCGACATGGACTCTCGCGTCAAACCGAGCCGTTTGATAAATACTTCCGTCACCGCAGTTCTCGCCACCCGATCTAGCGGGGGAAGTATGCCGACACCACTTTGCACAATTACTTGGTGGAACAGACCTCGTGCAGTCGGCATCGTAAGTAACGCACTAATACTCATAGCACCAGCCGATTCACCGGCAACAGTCACACGATTGGGATCTCCTCCAAATGCTGCGATGTTATCATGCACCCATTGCAAAGCAGCCACCTGATCCAATAGCCCAGTATTTCCAGTATATTTCTCGCGATCATTGCCAAACTTTTCTCCGAGATAGAGGAATCCAAAGGGACCAAGGCGATAGTTGATGGTCACTACCACCAGTCCACCCTGCTTTGCAAATGAAGCGCCGTCATAGACAGGCAGTCCTCCACTCCCCATCACAAAACTGCCGCCATGAATCCACACCATGACTGAACAAGGAGAAATATGGGATTTTGGCGACCAAACATTGAGACTCAAACAATCCTCGCTTTGCTGATCGGGAGGTACTGCAGCAAAATCCAGAATGTCACGCGCCTCCACCTGGACACAGCCTTGGCCAAATCGTGTAGTATTGCGTACGCCTTTCCACGCTAGAGG
This genomic stretch from Sulfoacidibacillus ferrooxidans harbors:
- a CDS encoding carboxylesterase/lipase family protein, with protein sequence MTTIIAETQYGRVQGVQEGAVNVWRGIPFARPPLEERRFGPPEPPLAWKGVRNTTRFGQGCVQVEARDILDFAAVPPDQQSEDCLSLNVWSPKSHISPCSVMVWIHGGSFVMGSGGLPVYDGASFAKQGGLVVVTINYRLGPFGFLYLGEKFGNDREKYTGNTGLLDQVAALQWVHDNIAAFGGDPNRVTVAGESAGAMSISALLTMPTARGLFHQVIVQSGVGILPPLDRVARTAVTEVFIKRLGLTRESMSRLYTIPPKSLLEASRGLPWLPMIDDVHLTTPFWQAIAAGEAAGIPVLVGFNRDEYRYFMDPSWQQLDDAAMIKNFEASLVGPIDPRIRDRYINSHKGELLYQALADIGTTALFGYPSQQFAALQSIHAPVWTYRFDWESRAHNGVLRACHAMELPFVFNTLDAPGVRNFTGTSNDQSQLVSQMHSTWIAFVRDGVPRTPEVTNWPQCNKDHRYTMIFNVQCRVTEELDDEVLRLWEEMFN